The Cyclopterus lumpus isolate fCycLum1 chromosome 18, fCycLum1.pri, whole genome shotgun sequence nucleotide sequence gtctgagagaaaTGCTGTAGGTAAGGGGACGTGGCCCACGAAGCACTGCTGGGGAAATTCAGTATTAGTTGTTTGAATTGAGGGAAATATGATCGTGTTCACAGTTTTCTTGCTCATAGGTTTATATGAAACAACGCTGTCAAAGAAATGAGAAACATAATGTACGACAGAGGTGACAAAGAGTGAACAATTATTAGGCAAGTTGATTCATCTGTTTGCGTTATTTGCATTATTTGAACTATTTATTCAGCTATCCCGGAATGGAGATAATGTGACAAGATCTAGTGGGTATAATATGAACATAAAAGCTTTAACCTTGTAATGATAATCATAACCACAATAGTAATAGCCAGGTAATGATTTGGGAATTGGTTTGTTAATTGGTTGGGAAAAATAACAGTGAAGAGCAGTCATCAAAAAGCTGTCCTTTTCTCAAAGGATCTATATGGCTGCTGATTAAATGCAGACAAAGCAAAACAGCGCCCTCTACTGTCTAAATCCGACATGTGTAGCCCGTGATACGTCATCACATGGCGACAACATCCCTCTTCTTTTAATGTTCATAGGCTAATGTTGACAATAAAGCTCCACATTTGTTTATCATATGCGAGAATATGAGTcgttaaattataataatgaatcGTACAAGCAAGTCTTATCTTAAAGTACTAGTTTCCTATTATATATAGAGTAAAAACAACCGGAAGTCCACCCTTCGTGTGTAAACACATGACTTGTAGTCGTGTCTGATACTCAATTATGCCAAAGCTCTTTGACATAAAGTTTCCAGGAGAATGTAAGACTCTTCCCGAAGGCTTTTGGTCGGCGGTGGACGTGTGGATAAAGAAACCTCACGTTGTAAACAAGCGCCTTTGCGGAGTTAAGGTGACGGAGAGTAAAGACGTGGGCAGAGAGGCTCTGCGGTTCCTGCTGGATGCTCCTGCGCTCACTGACGAGGTGCTGTCCTTCATAGCCGACAGAGTTTCACCGGCACAGGCGCACGAAAAGGAAAAGCCCTGGTCTTCTAGTGTCAAAACTGTTATTCCTAAAGTGAACAGTTATGGGACAAACCTGCACAAAGAGGTCATACTCAAAGGTAAGACTGCAGTGGAAGGAAAGGCTCTACCAAAGTCTGCTCTCGTAtgacaactttttaaaatgtctttgtctGTTTCAGACTTTGGCAGACAACTAGTGACCTTTCTTCCATTTGAAGAGGATTCAGAAGGACAGGTGTCTCTAAAGAGGGGCAACATTTATCAGttccagctcctccatcagGACTTTGAGGAATGGTAAGTGGCTGACAGTCCAACTACGGTGGCCCGGAAGTCAAAATCGCATCACCGTCTCACAAGTACTGACAAGATAACAGGTCtcgtttgtttttgtctgaataCCTTTTCTAAAAAATGGAAATAGCTTTGAGAGCCTTTCCGAAATATTTACACAGTCAATGTTTACACAGGATCATTATTTCCCTTTGTCTGGTTTATTGACAACATTATGAAATACAACAGTATTTTATTATGTCCATTGTAGTTTCACAGTCTACCAACAAGATGCAGAAAGACATTCAGTCTCTGGTATGAACTCTTGAATAGTAACAAAAACTATAAATTCAAGCAGCCTTCATTGTTTCACTTAGAACAAGCTGATtagtaaaacaacaaaaaagaagttAGCTGCTGCGTGTTCAATAACCATTCTTCCTACTCTCTTTTCTGTGAACACCATGGGGAGCTAATTTGATTAAGCACATCAATGTAGAACTATGCAACATTTAATCTTAAAACTTAACTACAGTAGCTCTTAACATTTGATTTGGGCACAGGGACTCCTAAAACAGGCCCTTCAGGTTAGGTAATAAAACAGGACTCACATTAAGGCCCTTATCTTGTCAGTGCTTTGCTTTACTAGAGCAGGTTTCCAAACAAGTTGTCATTTTAATTGGCACACATATGTTGTCACACAGTACGCCTGGGACTTTCTGCGCTCCTGGACCTCACGGGAAAATGCCACTACGTACATTGTCCTCAGGGATTTGAAAGTTAGAATAATAGtttttaacaattaaaaataaaaaaaatctagatGACTCTGCCTTTATCCTCAGGGCCCTGGAGCTGCACGTTTTGGCCTCAGACGCCTGGTTCTCTGATGGCGTGGCCTACCCGAAGCTGCCCTGGATGTCCACTGACCTGCTGCCTAAACTGGTGCGCTGGGCCACTGAGTGCAAGAGCAGTGAGTTCAAGAGCACCTTGTCCCTGCTGCCGGTGGAGAAGTACAGCGTCATGTACCAGCAGCTGAAGGAGAAGTACAAGGCCATGGTCAAGGTAAAGTCCGCTCAGTGTGAGGCGGttgttttaaatcaatataaaCTGTTCTGATGctgttaatatttaatgatatttagtactaatgtttattttcccacGCTCTCTAGATTTGGCCCGAGGTTACAGATCCTGAGAAATTTGTCTATGAGGATGTTGCCATTGCTACATATCTCCTTGTGAGTTTGTTTTGATATCAAAAGAAGTGATTTATCAATGCTACTTGTCTTGCTTACTTTAAATGTCTATGACCGCTGCCACGTCTACAAACATGTCAATGATGCACACGTTTGTGCTTGTGAAATGTTGTCGAGTCACGTAACCAAGGCTGGGTCAATTAATTtgagtgtaaaaaaaatgtctcgGACCCAGTAAATTGATTTGCATGTCATGCCAGAGGCAGGTGAGAGGGtgtcagcagcagctgctgcatgtGTCACACTGCCGCCGATCGAAGGCTCTCATCAACACGAGTCTCTGTCACTGTACTGCAGGTGCTTTGGGCTGAGGAGCGAGCAGAGAAAGGTCTGACCGCCAGACAGTCCTTTGTGGACCTGGGCTGTGGAAACGGCCTCCTGGTTCACATCCTGGCCAATGAGGGGGTAAGCTGGTGTGCTGGATAAATGTGGGCCGTGTGTGATATACAATGTGTTACTCGCTGCTTAGAAGCTCACTGAGAATCAACAAAAGCCACAGAATAAAACAGGATTTCTGTTCTATTTCTGTACTAAACTGAATGCAACACTTCCAACCCCTGTAGCAACAAGTTATTCCATTTGATAAGCTGGAACCAGCACATATTTGGcttttttgcttgaaaaaattaatgaattaattaattgatcatTCAAATAGCTGcagattcattttctttcaatcaACGAATCAATTAATCTAATCATTCTTGATGCTCTTGTTTGGACCTAAGTGGTGTCTGGCTGACATGACACCGCTACTCTAATAAGATGCAGTCAccaatgatttatttttattaggaAGGAAAAACTGTTTTAAACCACTATAAAATCCAGATAAACTGCCTCTTGTAAAACACCGACTCCTCAAAGAACAAATATTTCAATTAGCCCAAACTGCACAGACAATCAGTGATAAGATGTTGGTGAGGCAAACTGGGACAGgtgtaatttaaattaattaaatgacgCTCAGAGTGAGAACGAGTGCAAGAGCGATTCGCCGCTGACCTGCAGGTCGTCTTGTGTTGCAGCATCCTGGAAAGGGCATCGATGTTCGGAAGAGGAAGATCTGGGACATGTACGGCCCCCAGACTCTGCTCGAGGTGAGCGAGCTGAGCCCGAAGAAGGCGGgacacattgtttttaattatcgTGATTATCTTTTCACATGAAACTGAGAATCCATGTCGCCCGCTGTAGGTGTCTTTTCAGCTGGCATCACCCCCTCACTGCTGCCGCTTTGTGCTTCGgttcatggggggggggggggggggggggggggggggggggggggggggggggggggggtttagaaCTTTTAGAACATAAGAACATCTTTTGTCTCGGAGAACAAAAACGTAAATCAGGTGACTGTGAAACCCATCTCAGGTCAAGGTCAatgatttaaatgttatttatatcGCGCTCTCGTATCACGCGATGCTCATCACCACACGGAGAGGTGATGAGACATTGCTTTGTCGCCTGCTGTCTCAGAGGCGGAGATTGAatcttgttcttttttaattgtcatAGACTGAGGGGTTGAATTAGAGTCGCACATAAAAAATAAGACATggaattttaaataaataaccaaaaatacacctttttattttcttcaattgCTCCCCTTTAGTTTTTAaacgtttgtttattttgtacagaacATCGGCCAGTGaaacatcttttttatttatgttggtCCTGAAACGATTAATCAACTAGTTGATCGACAGAATCCATCAGCAACAATTTGGGTAATCCATTCATCTTTATATTTATGGAGACATTTGATGATCTCCTGCAGTTGGCGGTCTTATGCTTTAGCAAACAATTGTTtcggacaaaacaagcattGGGACGTCACCTCGCGTACTGGGTTCAtgtttttcactttcttttgGCACCTATTGACCTAACAACGAATCGATTAATAGACCAAGTATTcagcagattaattgataagGAAAATAAGTCAGTTGCCGGAATTAACCTTTTTAACTGTTAATTATTCACTGAAATCCATTACAAAGAGTATTTTTGTTGATTTGGCAGTAATGAAACCGTGTCACGCTGACATTACCTGACATGTTACACTCTTCATTGAAATACTCCCCACAAGctacaaaaagaaaacgctACTACTGCACAGGGGAATGAATCCAGACTAATCcctgtaaacaacacacactggCAGGGAAACCAGCCCCCAAACCACCGCTCTCCTGTCTGCCTCCTTGACTCAGGCCTTCATTTGACAACAAGCTGCTGACTGCTTCCATTTCAGGTCATCTATTATTGACAGATTTCTTTTGGGAGCGGATGTGGCAGACCAATCTTTCTCAGCCCCCAATGGTGCTGTACTCTTAAATCTTCATTTGGAGGCTCTCTCCGAACCTCACAGGCCTCGGTGCTGCTAACATACTTCATTTGTGATGGACCTGCCTGACGAAATGAGACGAATATGACATGTATGTCTAATTCTTCGATGGATTTGATGGGATTGTGttattttgatcatttaaaagtCATAATTTTGCCAAGAAAGACGAGATTCGTTTTTTTCCTCACTGACAGCTGTACTGAGATAAATTAATAGTTAGAGGAAAGAAATGTCCTTTTTTGGACAATTTCCATAAAGTGATTGAGAATCAAATCACTGCTGCATGCATGTTCTGAGCTCTAAGGAGCTCTTGTGCTTTTTTTGGTCTCTGCTATTTCAGGAAAAGGCAATTACTCCCAGTGAGAGCTTCTTATTCCCGGGTACGGACTGGCTGATTGGGAACCACTCGGACGAGCTCACACCATGGATCCCCGTTCTAGCTGCCAGGCGAGTCATCAGCAGACACAATCTCACTCAGCAGCTCAAGTGCCAGCTGATCTCTCTAATTTGGAATAACATATGGGCACAAGGaggctgtgtgaatgtgtgtgtgtgtgttcctgcctgTTAGTTCACAAGTTTTCATTTTTTCTAAGGCGACCACCTGATGGCGATGTTGAACCTCAGTCTTCTACTTTACTCTAAAATGACTGCAGATGATAATCTCTACTAATGGATCCTGGTTTCCGGATTTTTGTAGAGATTCAGAATCTCGTTTTCTTTGGCACTGGGTGAGAATTCTTTTGCTCTTACTGCAGGTCGTCTTATTCATGCCGATACTTCGTCCTCCCATGCTGTTTCTTCGACTTCTATGCCAAATACCAGAGACGCCAGTGTAAGAAGTCTCAGTATAAAGAATACATCGACTTCATCGCGGAGGTCAGCCAAGTCAGTGGCTTCAACGCTGAGGAGGACTGCCTGAGAATACCGTCCACCAAACGGGTAGGcttaaaatccccaaaaaatgttgttcttttAATCCTATTTCTCCAAAACAAGCTACAAAGCACTATTTCACTTCACAATGGATGCAGAGGATGCTGCATCCATTGTATCCTGACCTTTATACTGACCCCCAGTGTGGGTCACACAGCAAAAGCTCTTACACTTCCCCACAATGCACCTTGATAATGTCATTAGACCACCCTTTCTGAAACTTAATAATTAAGGTTTTAGTTGTACCATGCATTTTAGCTGgcaggctttctttttttaaatgatcacaaGTCTAATCTGTCGCCATTTACACAAAGTACACGCTCACGGCCTCGTAACATTTTACAGCTCCGGCAAAGTGTAAAGAGCAGATGCAATTGTACCTCGTACCTTTGATGTGGTATGTGTGACTCTGACTTCTGTTACGTGgcatttttttgttctcttttttttttttcttggaaaaaGCTCATTAGAATTCTCTACAAAATTCTCATAAAATGCGTTGCTGTTCTTCAAACAGGCCCAGCTGTGCATCCTTGCCTGTTCTCCACCTGAGCCTCATTtagtacagacagacagcaatAAATCCGGTCTTTATTGTCCCCAAAGGGATGTTTCTTTCACAGCTGGCAGCCATTAATGGCTTCAATACACATGGACACATAATAGGAACACGCAAGTATTTACTGGGCTTTTAATGTGCAGGGATCAGACAtaatcagtttgtttgttttgtccataGCAACACACATATTAAGGATTAGTATTCATCCTTTTGAGGATACACTTTGGGACCTCAGCACCCATGGGAGTCGTCCTGACATTCAGCTCCTTTTCTTCTGCAGGTGTGTCTGGTGGGAAAGTCGAGGAACTACCAGCTATGCGACGAGGCCGAGGCCGAGCAGCGAAGAGCTCGTTACATCCAGAGCCACCAGACCACCTCTGGGGCCACAGTGAAAAGGTCAGGCATCGGAACTGACGGGGACAGTTGCCATGGGAACAAAGACACTGACGGGACCCCCGACAGCAGCTGGGGAGCAGGGTTCCAGCCCAGAGACAGGGTCGAAACGGTTCGAAACTGCGCTGCTCTCCCGCGGGACTTTGTTGACGGTGTCGTCCTGCAGGTTGCTAATGTTCTTCTGGGAATGACTGAGGATGACGGCGGGGCGTCCTCCGCTGACTGGAATCGAGGAGGTAAACCGCCACGAGACAcctgagataaaaaaaacaaatgcatcacACAAGTGTCGCTGGACACAAGCTGCTACTCGTGTGATGAAGAGGTTCAAGATTACATCCAGAGTAGGACTCATTATCACAGATCAAATCTTGGTGCACTTTGAAGGTTTATTAATTCATTGCTTTGTAATATATTTTTCAGGGCAGCTATTAATGTGTCCTTCAGAGAAAAAGATTAGTATCGACAGAAGCAGTGAAGTTGATGGAAAAAAGGGTCAAAGTTTTCAGGCCGCCTGACAAACGTAACTGATACAATACTAGTCTTTAATATGTAATAAGGCTGTAATAGGACGTTTTCctgtgaatatgtaaatataatggTCTCAGAGCCAACACAATACTAAAACAACGCATTCTTGGGGAGAGCTTAGAGGATATCAGTAATTATAAGGCTAcatccagcagctggttagcatagcttagcacaaacactaGGAACAGTGTATTTTATTGATATATTTCTCTGCAGCCTGGGGGGAACAGTTGGGACATGGGGGGACatgggggaaccaggacccactctctcattctcactcacccccacacatgcactctcatgggtacaACACCAGAGACCATGCCCTatcctgtctcctccccccccccctctcttctgcATCAGTCGCCAGGGCCTTCGTGACACACAGCGCCGCCGCTTTGAACTCTGTATCTCACTCTCTGGCAGCCACTTCCTGTGCCGCACGGCACACACAGTGCCACATACGCACACTGcatcacacacatgtacacacctcCCACGCGTCACGTTTGTCAACGTCCCTGCACCCGCtgctaccacacacacacacacacacacacacacacacacacacacacacacataaggagATGAGGACTACTATCATTAAAACATGTCAGAGCTGAAATTTGAGGTAGAAAGTATGAAGTAGAGTGAATAAAGGGCGTCTGTGACCCTGTATAGAGATGACTGGATGAATAATGCACCACCATCTATGATTTATGCATGGAGTTGCATTTGTATTTAGGTATTCCTACCAGTTATCTGCTGTGTAAGAACAAAGAGTAAATATATATGCAGCCTATATTGTAAAGATCTAGGAGGCCTTTGAGGTTTAATATATCTT carries:
- the trmt44 gene encoding probable tRNA (uracil-O(2)-)-methyltransferase, translating into MPKLFDIKFPGECKTLPEGFWSAVDVWIKKPHVVNKRLCGVKVTESKDVGREALRFLLDAPALTDEVLSFIADRVSPAQAHEKEKPWSSSVKTVIPKVNSYGTNLHKEVILKDFGRQLVTFLPFEEDSEGQVSLKRGNIYQFQLLHQDFEEWALELHVLASDAWFSDGVAYPKLPWMSTDLLPKLVRWATECKSSEFKSTLSLLPVEKYSVMYQQLKEKYKAMVKIWPEVTDPEKFVYEDVAIATYLLVLWAEERAEKGLTARQSFVDLGCGNGLLVHILANEGHPGKGIDVRKRKIWDMYGPQTLLEEKAITPSESFLFPGTDWLIGNHSDELTPWIPVLAARSSYSCRYFVLPCCFFDFYAKYQRRQCKKSQYKEYIDFIAEVSQVSGFNAEEDCLRIPSTKRVCLVGKSRNYQLCDEAEAEQRRARYIQSHQTTSGATVKRSGIGTDGDSCHGNKDTDGTPDSSWGAGFQPRDRVETVRNCAALPRDFVDGVVLQVANVLLGMTEDDGGASSADWNRGGSLSVSEVAGLLVQETLQLLKKECGGLQTLLKNNHQVFRVEGGRVFIRDWRDRKSSRADTKRKPVAPGALKTRPCWFYDHHRQRCPLQAEHCAFAHGPDELRPSTRPVKKMRTDAF